The Triticum aestivum cultivar Chinese Spring chromosome 3A, IWGSC CS RefSeq v2.1, whole genome shotgun sequence genome includes a region encoding these proteins:
- the LOC123061017 gene encoding zinc finger CCCH domain-containing protein 5: protein MMESYAASPKDGGAEGGRADAATGLEESMWRLGLAGGEEAAGEGLPERPGEANCVYYLRTGACGYGETCRYNHPRDRAAAFDGGTRTARTVEYPERPGQPPCEYYMKNGTCKFGSNCKYNHPREGGSVQPVVLNSCGYPLRLGEKECSYYIKTGHCKFGSTCKFHHPEGPEHGVVSETPNMYPQVQQLPVSSPLPYPPLASWQLGRPSVLPGSFFPGSYPPMMHPSAVMPMQGWNPYMPPINQVASAGGQQTVQAGPLYGLSHQGPPSAVAYGSNYASLSSSTWPSSDKQEVVFPERPGQPECHHYMKTGTCKFGSTCKYNHPQYLSTPRSNYMLSPLGLPIRPGAQPCLYYSQHGFCKFGPGCKFDHPLGALSYSPSASSLGDVPIAPYPLSLPVAPMAPSPLSSGLRPDYILAKDSSANQPASPGTTFGNAGQLSKIYAPHMLLRPPTSATGATVTIHGGEF, encoded by the exons ATGATGGAGTCGTACGCCGCGTCCCCCAAGGACGGCGGCGCCGAGGGCGGCCGCGCCGACGCTGCCACTGGCCTGGAAG AGTCGATGTGGAGGCTGGGGCTGGCCggcggagaggaggccgccggggagGGGCTGCCGGAGCGCCCGGGCGAGGCCAACTGCGTCTACTACCTCCGCACGGGGGCCTGCGGCTACGGGGAGACCTGCCGCTACAACCACCCTCGCGATCGCGCCGCCGCG TTTGATGGAGGGACAAGGACCGCACGCACAGTGGAGTACCCAGAACGCCCAGGTCAGCCACCGTGTGAG taCTACATGAAGAATGGGACTTGTAAGTTTGGCTCTAATTGCAAGTATAATCATCCCAGAGAAGGCGGTTCTGTACAACCAGTTGTCTTAAATTCCTGTGGTTACCCTCTGCGTCTG GGTGAGAAAGAGTGTTCCTACTATATCAAAACTGGCCATTGCAAATTTGGATCAACATGTAAATTTCATCACCCAGAAGGGCCAGAACATGGTGTTGTTTCAGAGACACCAAACATGTATCCACAAGTGCAACAACTGCCTGTCTCTTCCCCTCTTCCATACCCACCTCTAGCCAGTTGGCAATTGGGGAGACCTTCTGTTCTGCCAGGATCATTTTTCCCGGGCTCTTATCCTCCAATGATGCACCCATCTGCAGTCATGCCAATGCAGGGATGGAACCCTTACATG CCACCTATCAACCAAGTCGCGTCAGCTGGGGGACAGCAAACTGTTCAGGCAGGACCATTGTATGGCTTATCACACCAAGGGCCTCCATCTGCAGTTGCTTATGGCAGTAATTATGCATCGTTGTCTTCTTCAACATGGCCTTCAAGTGACAAACAAGAAGTTGTCTTTCCAGAGCGGCCTGGGCAGCCTGAATGCCACCACTACATGAAGACAGGGACCTGTAAATTTGGATCCACATGTAAATACAATCATCCTCAATACCTGAGTACACCTAGGTCCAACTATATGCTGAGCCCTCTAGGTCTTCCAATTCGGCCG GGTGCCCAGCCATGTCTGTACTATTCACAGCATGGGTTTTGCAAATTTGGTCCCGGATGCAAATTTGATCACCCACTGGGTGCTCTAAGCTACAGCCCTTCAGCATCATCGCTTGGTGACGTGCCTATTGCTCCATATCCTCTCAGTCTCCCTGTTGCTCCTATGGCCCCATCTCCATTATCTTCTGGTCTGCGGCCAGATTACATTCTGGCCAAGGACTCTTCAGCAAATCAGCCAGCGTCACCTGGAACTACATTTGGAAATGCTGGGCAGTTGTCAAAAATTTATGCTCCACACATGCTTCTCCGTCCTCCAACTTCTGCAACCGGTGCCACTGTCACCATCCATGGTGGAGAGTTCTGA